A single Triticum dicoccoides isolate Atlit2015 ecotype Zavitan chromosome 2A, WEW_v2.0, whole genome shotgun sequence DNA region contains:
- the LOC119354839 gene encoding uncharacterized protein LOC119354839 isoform X2 — MGIAPQAPSHDGDRAAGTVPQWGLRHCNRIAPPPVVGILLPRDNHRDPPTAVATHAARVWQWTDAMVSFDMNDRKEWLVGCCCCG, encoded by the exons ATGGGGATCGCGCCACAGGCACCGTCCCACGATGGGGATCGAGCCGCAGGCACCGTCCCACAATGGGGATTGCGCCACTGCAATCGCATCGCCCCACCTCCCGTCGTCGGGATCCTGCTGCCGCGCGACAACCACCGGGATCCTCCCACC GCGGTCGCTACTCACGCCGCGCGCGTGTGGCAGTGGACGGACGCGATGGTTTCCTTCGACATGAACGACCGCAAAGA GTGGCTCGTCGGATGCTGTTGCTGTGGATGA
- the LOC119354839 gene encoding uncharacterized protein LOC119354839 isoform X1, producing MGIAPQAPSHDGDRAAGTVPQWGLRHCNRIAPPPVVGILLPRDNHRDPPTAVATHAARVWQWTDAMVSFDMNDRKEERDEDHVLTVQHGVTSSLRSVGILAREHSMSDFLMCIVLLSFVVHCLLLLVYRFGRQPCC from the exons ATGGGGATCGCGCCACAGGCACCGTCCCACGATGGGGATCGAGCCGCAGGCACCGTCCCACAATGGGGATTGCGCCACTGCAATCGCATCGCCCCACCTCCCGTCGTCGGGATCCTGCTGCCGCGCGACAACCACCGGGATCCTCCCACC GCGGTCGCTACTCACGCCGCGCGCGTGTGGCAGTGGACGGACGCGATGGTTTCCTTCGACATGAACGACCGCAAAGA GGAGAGGGACGAGGATCATGTGCTCACCGTGCAACACGGTGTCACCTCTTCGCTCCGGAGTGTCGGGATTCTTGCTAGAGAGCATTCAATGTCGGATTTCCTAATGTGTATTGTCCTTCTTTCATTTGTGGTCCACTGTTTGCTGTTGTTGGTTTACAGGTTTGGAAGGCAGCCATGCTGCTAA